Proteins from a single region of Papaver somniferum cultivar HN1 unplaced genomic scaffold, ASM357369v1 unplaced-scaffold_48, whole genome shotgun sequence:
- the LOC113342855 gene encoding late embryogenesis abundant protein D-29-like, with the protein MGSSSRFSNGYNLQFFFLFLVLVFATTYCSCKVVVDTPLVEENEKGSGILKDSNEKSEQIKHKIEETSHEAKEGTESWGKEKLTEGLGFKQDSDVKETTKDVAGKSKEKAQGMAGEAMDKAGEAKEKSKQSTDYVGNVAANGEENAQEMAEEAKDSAKQGTNYVSDVTKNAAQGMAGERMEKAKQGSDYVGSVGKDKAQGMAGETMEKAKQGSNYVGSAVNSGKEKVQDMTGAAMEKGGEVKESTKQGTSYVGETTKKGAEKVQEMAGGAKDKAKQSADYAGNVAMEGKDKAQEMAGSAIDEAEEQIEWAKEKARGSFDAAKAKAGETMEKAKEKLSPTKQKTTQDGKIHDAEL; encoded by the coding sequence ATGGGTTCTTCTTCGAGGTTTAGCAATGGCtataatcttcaatttttcttcttgttcttagTGCTGGTATTTGCTACAACTTACTGCAGTTGTAAAGTAGTGGTTGATACTCCTCTGGTTGAGGAGAATGAAAAAGGGTCTGGTATTCTCAAGGATTCAAATGAGAAATCAGAGCAAATTAAGCACAAGATTGAAGAAACATCACATGAAGCAAAAGAAGGAACCGAGTCTTGGGGAAAAGAAAAACTGACAGAAGGTCTAGGATTTAAACAAGACTCAGATgtgaaagaaacaacaaaagatgttgctggaaaaagtaaagaaaaagctCAAGGAATGGCTGGAGAAGCCATGGACAAAGCAGGAGAAGCaaaagaaaaatccaaacaaaGTACTGACTATGTGGGTAATGTAGCTGCAAATGGTGAAGAAAATGCTCAAGAAATGGCTGAAGAAGCGAAAGATTCTGCAAAACAAGGAACCAATTATGTGAGTGATGTTACAAAGAATGCGGCACAGGGAATGGCAGGTGAAAGGATGGAAAAAGCAAAGCAAGGAAGTGACTATGTGGGAAGTGTGGGGAAGGACAAAGCACAAGGAATGGCAGGAGAAACGATGGAAAAGGCGAAGCAAGGAAGTAACTATGTGGGTAGTGCCGTGAACTCAGGGAAAGAGAAGGTGCAAGACATGACAGGTGCAGCAATGGAAAAAGGAGGGGAAGTGAAAGAATCAACAAAACAAGGGACTAGTTATGTTGgagaaacaacaaagaaaggtgcAGAAAAGGTTCAAGAAATGGCTGGAGGAGCAAAGGATAAAGCGAAACAAAGTGCAGATTATGCTGGTAATGTTGCAATGGAAGGGAAAGACAAAGCTCAAGAAATGGCAGGGTCAGCTATTGATGAAGCTGAAGAGCAAATTGAATGGGCAAAAGAAAAGGCCAGAGGAAGTTTTGATGCTGCTAAAGCTAAAGCTGGTGAAACCATGGAGAAAGCTAAAGAGAAACTTTCACCTACtaaacaaaaaacaacacaagatggcaaaattCATGACGCCGAACTCTGA
- the LOC113342856 gene encoding uncharacterized protein LOC113342856, translating to MKKKSETWAVDRTLIDTGSGVDVLFYRTFKTMGYEDAEMTRPTYNFNGFNKAITKPKGEIAMRILLGEVVTKITLCVIDIESPYNMLLGRPWVHTIKVVATTLHQCIRFPIPSGIGEIKGDVTSAKICSQIDVRNYEGRVKKRKDRWRKAKELKKEDEFRIYMIRAKEGKGIPGEAPAKEGENIKKIKEPKPMGEPKENFTAVEPTKEINVGSEEEPIKNRNQNG from the coding sequence atgaagaagaaatcagaaacaTGGGCGGTTGATAGAACATTGATAGATACAGGAAGTGGAGTTGATGTcttattttatcgcacattcaaaaCAATGGGATATGAAGATGCAGAGATGACACGTCCAACTTACAATTTTAATGGATTCAATAAAGCAATCAcaaaaccaaaaggagaaattgcgATGCGAATATTACTTGGAGAAGTAGTAACAAAGATAAcactgtgtgtgattgatatagagtcaccatacaacatgttatTGGGAAGACCATGGGTGCACACGATAAAAGTTGTAGCAACAACACTACATCAGTGCATCCGATTCCCAATCCCAAGTGGTATAGGTGAAATTAAAGGAGATGTAACGAGTGCTAAAATTTGCAGTCAGATAGATGTAAGAAATTATGAAGGGAGAGTAAAGAAGCGAAAGGATCGCTGGAGAAAAGCAAAAGAACTAAAAAAGGAGGACGAGTTTCGGATATACATGATCAGAGCGAAAGAGGGAAAAGGAATACCAGGTGAAGCACCAGCGAAGGAAGgtgaaaatattaagaagattaAGGAACCAAAACCAATGGGagaaccaaaagaaaattttaccGCAGTGGAACCAacgaaagaaataaatgttggatcCGAAGAAGAGCCAATTAAAAataggaaccaaaatggataa